Proteins encoded within one genomic window of Lysinibacillus sphaericus:
- the phnL gene encoding phosphonate C-P lyase system protein PhnL, with translation MLTIHNLQKSFTIHHLQKTFPALENISLHVKEGGFLGIVGKSGSGKSTILKSIYRTYMPQAGNIIFHSDAYGEIDLLQATTRQIVYLRKHEIGYVSQFLNVMPRTTALELVTQSLLDVGVEQQEAITRAKQALRHFDLEEKLWNSYPNNFSGGEKLRLNIACAIVKEPRLLLLDEPTASLDQASKVKVRESIEKLKAQGTTLIGIFHDLEFMEGLCDDVFTMMKISDKEVLA, from the coding sequence ATGTTAACTATACACAATTTGCAGAAATCGTTTACTATTCATCATTTACAAAAGACTTTTCCAGCACTTGAAAATATATCATTGCATGTGAAGGAAGGGGGCTTTTTAGGGATTGTCGGTAAAAGTGGCAGTGGCAAATCGACCATCTTAAAAAGTATTTATCGCACTTATATGCCGCAAGCTGGAAACATTATATTCCATTCAGATGCCTATGGTGAGATTGATTTATTACAAGCGACGACTCGACAAATTGTTTATTTGCGAAAACATGAAATTGGTTATGTGTCGCAATTTTTAAACGTCATGCCTCGAACGACAGCATTAGAACTGGTGACACAATCTCTACTAGATGTAGGTGTAGAACAACAAGAAGCTATTACCCGAGCAAAGCAAGCATTACGTCATTTTGATTTGGAGGAAAAATTATGGAATAGTTATCCAAATAATTTTTCAGGTGGAGAGAAACTTCGTTTAAATATTGCTTGTGCGATCGTGAAAGAGCCACGCCTCCTTCTTTTAGATGAACCTACTGCTAGCTTAGATCAAGCCTCGAAAGTTAAGGTAAGGGAATCCATCGAAAAGCTAAAAGCACAAGGAACTACTTTAATTGGTATTTTTCATGATTTAGAGTTTATGGAAGGCCTGTGCGATGATGTTTTTACAATGATGAAAATTAGCGACAAGGAAGTGTTAGCGTGA
- a CDS encoding PHP domain-containing protein, translated as MKIDLHTHSRYSDGSETLMQLFQQAKAAGITHLGVVDHDTTAHHAEGRKLAAQFNIEFIAGVEISAYDFKRQRKVHMLGYGFQGQCPHIQALCTPLLARRHAHSLWQLARIQEAGFPLDAKQALAFARESGTLYKQHIMNALTEEAYSSKYYQTLYRSLFKTGVAAGDIVYVDAFDALQAIHADGGVAVVAHPGQLDSFDITEELVQEGLDGIELLHPDHTPVHMEQVQQLAQKYHLITTGGSDYHGRYGAPVQLGQYTLSNLQTAVFI; from the coding sequence GTGAAAATTGATTTGCATACACATAGTCGTTATTCCGATGGTAGCGAAACTTTGATGCAATTATTTCAGCAAGCGAAGGCAGCAGGTATCACACATCTAGGCGTTGTTGACCATGATACAACAGCTCACCATGCGGAGGGGCGTAAACTTGCGGCACAATTCAATATCGAATTTATTGCTGGTGTTGAAATATCGGCCTATGACTTTAAGCGTCAGCGAAAAGTCCATATGCTTGGCTATGGTTTTCAAGGTCAATGTCCACATATTCAAGCACTTTGTACACCACTACTTGCTCGCCGGCACGCCCATTCATTATGGCAATTAGCGCGCATACAGGAGGCGGGGTTCCCGCTCGATGCAAAGCAGGCACTCGCCTTTGCTCGCGAAAGCGGTACATTATATAAACAGCATATTATGAATGCGTTGACAGAAGAGGCATATAGTTCAAAATACTATCAAACATTGTATCGCTCATTATTTAAAACAGGAGTAGCAGCAGGGGATATTGTTTATGTTGATGCATTTGATGCATTGCAAGCCATTCATGCTGATGGTGGAGTCGCTGTCGTTGCCCATCCTGGTCAGTTAGACTCTTTCGATATCACGGAGGAGCTTGTGCAAGAAGGGCTTGATGGAATCGAGTTACTTCATCCTGATCACACACCTGTGCATATGGAACAGGTGCAACAATTAGCTCAAAAATATCATTTAATTACAACAGGTGGATCAGATTATCATGGTCGTTATGGTGCACCTGTACAATTAGGGCAATATACATTATCCAATTTACAAACTGCCGTTTTTATTTAG
- a CDS encoding PhnD/SsuA/transferrin family substrate-binding protein: MNKRWLSILMGMLTVLFLAACSSENGTSETKKANAKSDGPLVMVWYPNESGSEMAPSRDAFGAIFEKATGRKVEHKLTTDYAIAIESIANGNAHIAFMGAQGYIEAKDKSKDVEPLVVPSGESGTLDDAVYYSWLAVPKDQAQQYQKNGKYTLDTTEGKTISFVSASSTSGFKVPTSSIISHFSDKNLTEEALMEGNEVYPEVLFGDSHQGSAVNMLMERSDIAAFCDTCVEAYVELVEGKESTPGAVYKVKDNAAAPFNTLTGKEFVLIQVTPVLNAPFVVNTSVLSEEDIKTLKEHLISDETTNNKSIFVPKDSGDSGLFYRAADERFLEVEDAWFNPIRELSK, from the coding sequence ATGAACAAACGATGGTTATCAATTTTGATGGGCATGTTGACTGTACTTTTTTTAGCTGCTTGTAGTTCGGAAAATGGAACAAGTGAAACAAAGAAAGCCAATGCAAAATCAGATGGACCACTTGTAATGGTTTGGTATCCAAATGAATCAGGTTCTGAAATGGCTCCTTCTCGTGATGCTTTTGGTGCCATTTTTGAAAAGGCAACAGGGCGTAAAGTAGAACATAAATTAACGACAGATTATGCGATTGCGATTGAATCAATTGCCAATGGCAATGCACATATTGCTTTTATGGGAGCGCAAGGGTATATCGAAGCGAAGGACAAAAGTAAAGATGTCGAACCCTTAGTTGTACCATCCGGAGAGTCTGGTACATTAGACGATGCGGTCTATTATAGCTGGCTAGCGGTTCCAAAGGATCAGGCACAACAATATCAAAAGAATGGTAAATATACGTTAGATACAACGGAAGGCAAAACGATTTCTTTCGTCTCTGCTTCTTCAACATCAGGTTTCAAAGTACCAACAAGTTCAATTATTTCTCACTTTAGCGATAAAAATTTAACTGAAGAAGCTTTAATGGAAGGCAATGAAGTATATCCTGAAGTCTTATTTGGGGATTCTCACCAAGGGTCAGCTGTCAATATGTTGATGGAGCGCTCTGATATCGCAGCATTTTGTGATACATGTGTGGAGGCTTATGTTGAGCTAGTGGAAGGAAAAGAAAGTACACCAGGTGCAGTTTATAAGGTAAAAGATAATGCTGCAGCACCGTTTAACACGTTAACAGGAAAAGAATTTGTGCTGATACAGGTAACACCAGTACTTAACGCTCCATTCGTAGTCAATACGTCGGTATTAAGCGAAGAAGATATTAAGACATTAAAAGAACACTTAATCTCGGATGAAACAACCAATAACAAAAGTATTTTTGTACCAAAAGATTCCGGCGATTCTGGATTGTTCTATAGGGCGGCGGACGAGCGTTTCTTAGAAGTGGAAGATGCTTGGTTTAATCCAATTCGCGAACTATCAAAATAA
- the phnC gene encoding phosphonate ABC transporter ATP-binding protein, with product MTTIVLERQPLQSAFTVAPEREQANTILQLHKIAKSYDHKSMVLNDINLSLQEGEFVSIIGQSGAGKSTLLRCINRMIEPSKGEIIFDQQDITSINKRAMRQQRAKMGMIFQHYNLVSRLTVFENVLHGRFGYKSTMQGILSIYTEEEKRLALSILEKLNMKDQIYKRCDQLSGGQKQRVGIARALVQEPKLLLCDEPIASLDPNSSKVIMDHLKEISQSMGITVLVNLHQVDVAMRYSDRIIGLRKGEKVFDDIPKQLNQLAIRNIYGTSVDELITE from the coding sequence ATGACTACTATTGTATTGGAAAGACAGCCCCTGCAGTCAGCATTTACTGTTGCTCCAGAAAGAGAGCAAGCAAACACGATTTTGCAGCTTCATAAAATTGCTAAAAGCTATGACCATAAGTCCATGGTGTTAAATGATATCAATCTTTCCTTGCAAGAAGGCGAGTTTGTATCCATTATAGGTCAATCGGGTGCAGGGAAATCAACATTGCTACGCTGCATTAATCGAATGATTGAACCGTCCAAAGGAGAAATTATTTTTGATCAGCAAGATATTACGTCTATCAATAAAAGAGCAATGCGGCAACAACGTGCCAAAATGGGCATGATTTTTCAGCATTATAACTTAGTTTCCCGTCTAACTGTATTTGAAAATGTGTTGCATGGTCGGTTTGGTTATAAATCCACGATGCAAGGTATCCTAAGTATTTATACAGAAGAAGAGAAACGACTTGCATTATCGATATTAGAAAAGCTGAATATGAAGGATCAAATTTATAAACGTTGTGACCAGTTAAGTGGTGGTCAAAAGCAACGAGTAGGGATAGCAAGGGCATTAGTGCAAGAGCCAAAGTTATTGTTATGTGATGAGCCTATCGCATCCCTTGATCCCAATTCATCGAAGGTCATTATGGATCACTTAAAGGAAATTTCACAGTCTATGGGCATTACTGTGTTAGTGAATTTACATCAAGTCGACGTTGCCATGCGTTATTCTGATCGAATTATCGGATTACGTAAAGGGGAGAAAGTATTTGATGATATCCCGAAGCAGTTAAACCAGCTTGCTATACGTAACATTTATGGAACAAGTGTAGATGAACTAATTACGGAATAA
- the phnE gene encoding phosphonate ABC transporter, permease protein PhnE produces MMTEANILRRKKWRMTGVMIVLIVLTYGSAAITKFNIIEGLYAIPSTLAWMINNLIPSTETIENIPKVLQRLWETIILSVIASTTAAVFALLFAILGAQTTQFNRFFGFVARFIASIFRNVPVIAWALVLVISFGHNVVTGYFALFFSTFGFLVRMFIETIDEASSDGVEALMATGATYFQMVWKGVLPDTMPQMLSWIFYMIETNIRSATLVGLLTGTGIGYLFDLYYKKLDYNMLGLITIMIIAVVFIIEFTSNKVRKVIS; encoded by the coding sequence ATGATGACAGAGGCGAATATTTTACGTAGGAAAAAGTGGCGAATGACAGGTGTAATGATTGTTCTGATTGTATTAACGTACGGCTCAGCAGCCATTACAAAGTTTAATATAATAGAAGGTTTATATGCGATTCCTAGTACACTTGCATGGATGATTAATAATTTAATTCCTTCAACTGAAACAATAGAAAATATACCAAAAGTATTACAACGCCTTTGGGAGACGATTATTTTATCCGTCATAGCTTCTACTACAGCAGCCGTATTTGCTTTGCTTTTTGCAATATTAGGGGCGCAAACGACACAATTCAATCGTTTCTTTGGCTTTGTAGCACGGTTCATTGCATCCATTTTTCGTAATGTTCCAGTAATCGCATGGGCGCTTGTTCTTGTTATTTCATTTGGACATAATGTTGTAACGGGCTATTTCGCTCTATTTTTCTCGACGTTTGGCTTTTTAGTTCGGATGTTTATTGAAACAATTGATGAGGCAAGTTCAGACGGAGTAGAGGCGCTAATGGCCACAGGGGCTACATATTTTCAAATGGTATGGAAAGGCGTATTACCAGATACGATGCCTCAGATGCTTAGTTGGATATTTTATATGATTGAAACCAATATTCGAAGTGCGACATTAGTTGGATTATTAACAGGTACAGGTATTGGTTATCTATTTGATCTTTACTATAAAAAACTGGATTATAATATGCTAGGGCTTATTACCATTATGATTATCGCGGTTGTGTTTATTATTGAATTTACATCAAACAAAGTAAGGAAGGTGATTTCTTAA
- a CDS encoding PhnE/PtxC family ABC transporter permease translates to MHVSPLETNVKVRNGRIQITKMTKANIVMRLVLWALLLFTLIGPFLLDYGTITWSTAISLTLGNLKMMFLEPAFHQITFATALKQISITLALAFLATILGAVLSFFLAIFSAKNLVPSMVSNGIIAFNSFIRAVPTVLWVLIFAIVAGLGAIACVLGMMLHTIAYLTKAFAESFEELEEGTIEALRASGANWWHIVWHAVVPQSSSYMVSWIFLRFETNYGVAVAMGAAAAAGGIGFELFMASSFYYDLHEVGMITYCALIVAIILELVSLRIKRKLMAKS, encoded by the coding sequence ATGCACGTGTCACCTTTAGAGACAAATGTCAAAGTAAGAAATGGTCGAATTCAAATCACTAAAATGACAAAGGCGAATATCGTCATGCGTCTTGTACTATGGGCACTACTGTTATTTACACTGATTGGACCATTTTTGCTTGATTATGGGACAATTACATGGTCAACAGCCATTTCCTTAACGCTAGGTAATTTAAAGATGATGTTTTTAGAACCTGCCTTTCATCAAATTACATTTGCTACAGCGTTAAAGCAAATTAGTATAACACTTGCATTAGCTTTTTTAGCAACGATTTTAGGAGCAGTACTCTCTTTTTTCCTTGCTATTTTTAGCGCGAAAAACTTAGTCCCTTCAATGGTGTCAAATGGGATAATCGCTTTTAACTCATTTATTAGAGCAGTACCTACAGTCCTGTGGGTGTTAATCTTTGCGATTGTTGCAGGTCTCGGTGCAATTGCTTGTGTACTGGGGATGATGTTGCATACCATTGCTTACTTAACAAAGGCATTTGCTGAATCATTTGAGGAGTTAGAAGAAGGTACTATAGAAGCATTGCGGGCCTCAGGAGCGAATTGGTGGCATATTGTATGGCATGCTGTTGTTCCGCAGTCTTCGTCCTATATGGTGTCGTGGATTTTTTTACGCTTTGAAACGAACTATGGTGTGGCAGTGGCGATGGGTGCAGCGGCGGCGGCAGGTGGTATTGGCTTTGAGTTATTTATGGCTTCTAGTTTTTACTATGATTTACACGAAGTTGGGATGATTACGTATTGCGCTCTTATTGTCGCCATCATCTTAGAGCTTGTTTCCCTTCGTATTAAAAGAAAATTAATGGCGAAATCATAA
- a CDS encoding methyl-accepting chemotaxis protein: MRIKTRLILVTSIFVLSIMAVGGFGTWSLSKIVSQNNEVNNLMEIKTITKQIQYRLAGLSNDERALLLTNDPTFVSQMEEKSNDIINQFNQLYAFSIISSEQQTIDDIKANYEKYWNQVQLVIHNHTIDPKKAAEIHFGEERRIRKEVLDPSFERFIAQIDQQTEVASASLKSQSKMSQALLLGVAIVATVSGIILGVLLYQSILKPLRQLNIQMNDIAHGNGDLTKTIQVKNKDELGEVATSFNHFISSLRQMMTQISSSSERVAASSEEFSASAEQSKRSSHQITENIQDVSTSMDSQANILHESTIAIVQALQSLESMTHYTADVSEDTNEVSRQADQGAQSVKEIVSSMEAISQSVDETNKNINSLAEDAVKIGEITTLINDIANQTNLLALNAAIEAARAGEHGKGFAVVAEEVRKLAEQSSGSTNQIKALITRIQETTNETVQTIQKVQTNVGSGVQLTSTTSVQFQDIMLSIAHVTGKVQEIAATTEQLTADFTTVTQQYEIVSSLFKENSESTHEVVAATEEQLASMEEIQSVAQTLTSISDSLNQMVRSFKI, translated from the coding sequence ATGCGTATTAAAACAAGACTTATTCTTGTTACTTCAATTTTTGTGTTGTCAATCATGGCCGTAGGTGGATTTGGGACATGGTCTTTATCGAAGATTGTCTCACAAAATAATGAGGTAAATAATCTGATGGAAATTAAAACAATCACCAAGCAAATTCAATATCGGCTTGCCGGTCTTTCAAATGATGAGCGAGCATTACTATTAACAAATGATCCAACATTCGTGTCACAAATGGAGGAAAAATCAAACGATATTATAAACCAATTTAATCAATTATATGCCTTTTCCATCATATCCTCAGAGCAACAGACCATTGATGACATTAAGGCAAATTACGAAAAATATTGGAATCAAGTTCAATTAGTTATTCACAATCATACGATAGACCCTAAAAAAGCAGCTGAAATTCATTTTGGGGAAGAACGAAGAATACGGAAAGAAGTACTTGACCCTTCGTTTGAACGTTTTATTGCACAAATAGATCAACAAACAGAAGTAGCAAGCGCTAGCTTGAAATCACAATCTAAAATGAGCCAAGCACTTCTACTCGGAGTTGCGATAGTTGCCACAGTATCTGGAATCATTTTAGGCGTTTTACTTTATCAATCCATTTTAAAACCATTGCGCCAACTAAATATTCAGATGAATGATATCGCACACGGAAACGGCGATTTAACTAAAACGATCCAAGTAAAAAACAAAGATGAATTAGGGGAAGTGGCTACTTCATTTAACCACTTCATTTCTTCATTAAGACAAATGATGACACAAATTAGCTCTTCATCCGAGCGAGTAGCAGCGTCTTCCGAAGAGTTTTCAGCGAGTGCGGAACAATCAAAACGATCTTCTCATCAAATTACGGAAAATATACAAGATGTCTCGACGAGTATGGATAGCCAAGCGAACATTTTACACGAAAGCACTATTGCCATCGTGCAAGCATTGCAAAGTTTAGAAAGTATGACACATTATACAGCTGATGTTTCAGAAGATACGAATGAAGTTAGTAGACAGGCGGATCAAGGAGCTCAATCCGTTAAAGAAATTGTTTCGTCCATGGAGGCCATTTCACAATCGGTAGACGAAACAAATAAAAATATCAATTCACTCGCTGAAGATGCTGTCAAAATTGGTGAAATCACAACATTGATAAATGACATTGCCAATCAAACAAATCTCCTTGCCTTAAATGCGGCCATTGAAGCGGCCCGTGCAGGAGAGCATGGAAAAGGATTTGCCGTAGTTGCAGAAGAAGTACGAAAATTAGCTGAACAATCCAGTGGCTCGACAAATCAAATCAAAGCACTCATTACACGTATTCAAGAGACAACCAATGAAACCGTTCAAACGATACAAAAAGTGCAAACAAATGTCGGTAGTGGCGTTCAATTAACATCTACTACTTCCGTACAATTTCAAGATATTATGCTATCCATTGCCCATGTCACAGGTAAAGTACAAGAAATAGCTGCCACAACAGAACAACTAACAGCCGATTTTACAACGGTTACCCAACAATATGAAATCGTTTCTTCACTCTTTAAGGAAAATTCCGAAAGCACACACGAAGTGGTCGCAGCAACTGAAGAACAGTTAGCTTCTATGGAAGAAATTCAAAGTGTTGCGCAAACATTAACGAGCATTTCTGATTCACTTAATCAGATGGTGCGTAGCTTTAAAATCTAA
- a CDS encoding aspartate kinase, translating to MIVCKFGGTSVASAEQIQKVANIVKSNPARKIVAVSAPGKRSGDDIKVTDLLIDLAHAALQNENIEEKLQTVVNRYKSIADGLQLDDTICDVITEDLRERVQGDISNEELFIDSLKAAGEDNNAKLIAAYFNSIGMPARYVSPKEGLVVNDLPERTFALPEAYTNLAPLKDTKEIIVFPGFFGYTKAGILRTFDRGGSDITGSILAAAVEAELYENFTDVDCVFSANPKVVNDPVEIKEITYREMRELSYAGFSVFHDEALMPVYKIGVPVNIKNTNNPSAPGTRIVPSRPATGRPVTGISADSGFSTLYVSKYLMNREVGFGRKLLQILEDENISYEHTPSGLDDISVIMRSNQLTPENEARILTRVKNELQADDVQMRHGFSMIVIVGEGMRNNTGLAARAATAISKTGANIEMINQGSSEVSLVFGVLQEYENRILQALYGEFFAQVQA from the coding sequence ATGATCGTATGTAAATTTGGTGGAACATCTGTAGCAAGTGCAGAACAAATTCAAAAAGTAGCAAACATTGTAAAATCTAATCCGGCACGCAAAATCGTAGCCGTTTCAGCACCAGGAAAACGTTCTGGTGATGATATAAAAGTAACAGATTTACTAATTGACTTAGCTCATGCGGCATTACAAAATGAAAATATAGAAGAAAAACTACAAACAGTCGTTAATCGTTACAAGTCTATTGCTGACGGGTTACAGCTAGATGATACGATTTGTGACGTTATTACAGAAGACTTGCGCGAACGTGTGCAAGGTGATATTTCCAATGAAGAATTATTTATTGATAGCTTAAAAGCGGCAGGAGAAGATAACAATGCCAAGCTTATTGCAGCATATTTTAACTCTATCGGTATGCCAGCACGCTATGTAAGTCCAAAAGAAGGTTTAGTCGTCAACGATTTACCTGAGCGTACGTTTGCCTTACCTGAAGCTTATACAAATTTAGCGCCATTAAAAGATACAAAAGAAATTATTGTTTTCCCAGGTTTCTTCGGTTACACTAAAGCGGGCATATTGCGTACGTTTGATCGCGGAGGCTCGGATATTACAGGCTCTATTTTAGCAGCTGCTGTTGAAGCGGAGCTTTATGAAAACTTTACGGATGTGGATTGTGTATTTTCCGCAAATCCGAAAGTCGTGAATGATCCAGTGGAAATTAAAGAAATAACGTATCGCGAAATGCGCGAATTATCCTATGCGGGCTTTTCTGTCTTCCATGATGAAGCATTAATGCCTGTCTATAAGATTGGGGTGCCAGTTAACATAAAAAATACAAATAATCCTTCAGCCCCAGGTACTCGAATTGTACCGAGTCGTCCTGCTACAGGTCGTCCGGTTACAGGTATCTCGGCAGACAGCGGCTTTTCAACGTTATATGTGTCTAAATATTTAATGAACCGTGAAGTAGGGTTCGGTCGTAAGCTTCTACAAATTTTAGAAGATGAAAATATTTCATATGAACATACTCCGTCTGGTTTAGATGATATTTCGGTGATTATGCGATCCAACCAACTAACACCAGAAAATGAAGCGCGTATATTAACGCGTGTGAAAAATGAATTGCAGGCAGATGATGTCCAAATGCGTCATGGATTCTCAATGATTGTGATTGTTGGGGAAGGGATGCGTAATAACACAGGTCTTGCAGCACGTGCAGCAACAGCAATATCTAAAACTGGAGCTAATATTGAAATGATTAATCAAGGCTCGTCTGAAGTAAGTCTTGTATTTGGTGTTCTACAAGAGTATGAAAATCGAATTTTACAAGCACTATATGGAGAATTTTTTGCACAAGTGCAAGCATAA